The Camelina sativa cultivar DH55 chromosome 16, Cs, whole genome shotgun sequence sequence CAATGTTTAACATggtgttgtaaaaaataaattgtgctTAAGAACTAGTCTATACAAAGAACTTCAGCAGTATCCCCAAGATCTTATCAATGGGGTTGCATAAGAAGTGCCTAACTGTGTCTATCACATTCAATAGAATTTAAAGAATACGTTATCTGAACTTTTTGATCTTTGCTTCGTCCTCTACGGAATAATTGAAATAGCTTTGGAAGCGTCTAGATGGTTAAACCGACAGGTTCCAAGAAGATATTCTGGGAGCTCCTCTTCAGTATTCGCCTgtacaaagaaaaaattgcaCACTCAATTCCAATGCTTCGCTATGTAAAAGAATACCAACTTAGGCATAGAGTTAAACCAGGGAAGAAGAGTTATAACAATAACAACACCATTGAAAACTGGTTTACCTGTATCAAGAATGCCATTTCAATCACGAGTTTGTTGAGGTAACCAAGAACAAGACTCACAACTCCTCTTGCAACAGTTGATGACCCAATATCAACACCCAGCTGAAAATAACAGAGGTGTGTAAATATTCAGATTCCCTAACAATCGATGCTCAACAACAAACTTACCCAATCCTGAAAACTGAAAAGCCACACAGTTGTGCCAATACTAATTCCTATTAAGACAGTAAATCCATCCCTACTGTGTTACCTCAATATAGTTTTTTCCCCTGAAGTAATTGATCTCAAGGGCTTGACCAATAAGGCATGCTTTCTTTCCCACACTCTGCTTGACTATCCAAGAGCCCTGATCATTTCGCAAAACCCAAAGTCGGATATGAGTAAATTTGAAGAGAATAAGAATAAAAAGATCTTTAACGAGGTAGTAATATTTTACGCAAACCTTGGATATGTAAGGAATGAGCTTGAACCTTGAATTCCTATATGCGTCATCACCATTAACAAAGCTAAGTAGCAAAGGATGCTCTTCAATGGGAGTGCTCATCATGTAATAAAGTACAAGGCTGTACGTTGTTGATCCAGGAACCTATTATTCCACAAAACAACTAATTGATTCTTCTACAAACAAATGGCAAAGctagaataaaaataaagtggTAGCAGGAGTGTCCTCTTACCTGTATATTCACGATGAAAAAGAACTCTGGTCCACCTTTTGCTGCATATTTCTGCATTTGGGAAACTTGTAAGACTTCGTTTCTAATAATAAGTAAGAGGGGGCAAATTTCTATCAgaacaaacaataataataagaacCTGAACTATGCCTCCTGGACGGGACCCCACATCATCTTCCCGCTTGTCAGATTTTAGCCAGTCTGCAGCTACCATTTCCATCAGTGTACCCTTTGCCTTGAACTGGATCCACAAGAAGAAAATGCTTACAAATTAAGTAACATTCTACAGATTGGTATATTCAAAGCATCTCAGAAAgcaaaatatattctttacctTCTTCTGGTCATCAAGATAAGTCTTTCCACGAATGAGAAACGTAGAGGGGTCGGTTGTTGTCCAACTGCATGGCAAAGCACAAGTAGGATCAGTTGGAAGTGTGGTTCCATAGCAGCAAGACGTGCTACTCTCTTCCCTCGCCCTCTCATGCAGGTCAACATAACCCCTCTTTTGAACTGCTCGAGGAAAAAACAATTTAACCATTAAATGCAGGTGTGAGAGTgggggaaaataaaattaaatgacaaGACACAGCTAATAAGATCAGAATTAATCCACGAAACTTGGGGTTACCTGCAAGATCATGTAATTTTTTCACCAAATTCGTAGCGCTATTGAGTTTTGGCTGGCGGGANGACGTGCTACTCTCTTCCCTCGCCCTCTCATGCAGGTCAACATAACCCCTCTTTTGAACTGCTCGAGGAAAAAACAATTTAACCATTAAATGCAGGTGTGAGAGTgggggaaaataaaattaaatgacaaGACACAGCTAATAAGATCAGAATTAATCCACGAAACTTGGGGTTACCTGCAAGATCATGTAATTTTTTCACCAAATTTGTAGCGCTATTGAGTTTTGGCTGGCGGGAATCCTGCGATTGGTAAACGGAAGAATCAGAACTGTTATCTTTTCAAGCATATTTAAGTTAGGTCTGATGTTGCTACCTGACAGCATGTCTCCAAATCAAAATCTGAGGTCCAGCTGTCTTCCAAATAGTCACTATCTGACGGTTCAGGGACGTCAAAAAACTCATCCAAGTCTACAAGGCTAGAGCGCTCTGAGGGAAATTTGTCTCTCTCTTCATTTGCAGTGTCCTTAAACATTTCACTTTCTCTCAGAGAAGAATCACCAAACACACCATCTTCATTCTGAGTCAATCTTGCACTTCTTGACAACTCCCCTGACGACAGATTGGGAGGAAAGCTTCCATGTTTTGCCCTAAAAAGCTCTCTCAGGGCTGATTCAACCAATAAGGATGTTATGATAACACAATAAAAGTGCTAAAACTAAGACAGTTTCCTTTAAGAGAATTGGCAACTACCAGAAAGTCTTCCAAGCATTTTCACAGTAATAGATCTAGCTAGCGAGGGCTTCATATAAGATCTCCAAGACTTCCAATCAACAGCAAGCATGTGCTTCACAACTGATTGTGTTCCGTTGTCTATGGGAGAAATCACATAACCGCCACCTATGATATAAAAGGAGAAAGTGTCATCTTGCTTTGATTCTCAATCCAAAATTGCAGTTGAAAACAATAGTTACACAAAAGAGATCAATAGTTTCAAGGGAAAGAATAGTTTTCAATATGTATTGGCACAAACCCACAGACATATATATTCTaagtaaaaatttgttttaaaatttgtatctTTTCTATACAAAACACTCGAAAAATCATAAAAGAGTATAGAGATAAGTTTCCGCAAACACCAAGGTAGGTGCAGAAACCGTAGAAGACTGAGATGTCAAGTTTACATGACATCACACGGCTAATTAGTAGTTGCACCAATGAACATGTAAGGAAATGCAGAAACTAACTTcttttaaattcaaatctaGGCGTACATTACTTTTAAGGCACGCACGGACATAGCCTTTCTGAGGTGGACACTTCTTGTGAAATACGGAATGATAGAGAATAACTGCGACAGAATGAACAGACGAGGATAAAAAGTTAGTTAATGGAGTATCTGGCAGAATCAAATGAACATATATTTCAATTAAGTGTTACAAACCATATGTTCCATCATCTTCCCTTCTCCAGTAACGTCGTAGggaaaaatctcttcttttcatCCCCCTGTTACTACAGCATGTTAATAATAAGACAAGCAAAGAAGCGAACTCTTGCAGAAAAAGTTGAGTAGCTGACCAAGGTAACCAATCGCTGTAAAACTGTTTGTGAATTATATCAGTGTGACCATCAAGATGTTCAACCACACTTCCTTGGTAAAAACAGAAGTCCCATCTGCAGAGTTTCGATAGTACAGtttagaaaaagtaacaaaactttgaaaaaataaaaataacccaAACCCGCATATGTTTATGTACTAAGATTTTTAATGTCTTAGGCTTGCTTGTCTGGATGACAGTAGTACTTACTCTGATCTTGAGGGTCCAAGAGAAAGAAGCGTTTGGAAAATGGTTTCTGAGGTTCCATCAACAACACCAACAGCCATAATAGCCGGATGATCATCCCACTGCGAAATCAGGCAAAGGAATGATCAAAACTCAATGAATAGATTAACCCCTTTCAACAGATTAAGAACGAAAAAGATACTAACCCTTCCAAgagaatctctctcttttgcctCTTTGAAAAGCCGGAGACCTGTATACAACACATGTTAAAACTATGCTTTCCAGCCACAAAAAGCAATGAAAATTGAGTATGCACCATACCATTTTGACAACCAAATATCGTCCATGGAGAAGGCGCAACAACATCAGTTGTAACAGGATCCACTCTTGCAGACGGCCGGAGAGTCCAGTCAATAGAATTTGAGTGACGATCTCGAACTGAGCTACTCAATCTGATTTCAGAAAATAAttctatctttttaaaaaaccacaAACCATTATAGCCTAGGGTGCAAAGCAACTAAAAATATTGACAGGAACTATTGTCTCAGCAGGTTAGAGATGCATTCCATATATTACAGTAAATTGTGGAAAGAAAAAGGTACCTCAAAGAGTCCCATCGTCCCCTCGAACAATTAAAAACATCTCCAGGATCAGGACTACCCtgcataaacatatataactatAAGTCTCTAATTCTCCAAATAGAAAAGCACTTAACAACTAGTTACTAAAATGCCTTAATCTTGACCTTTAAAGCTGCCTCTTTAATTAAATTGATCCACCTAGCTGCATCCTCAGGACTGCTTGCTCCTAACTATAcacaaattacaataaaaaaaaatttaacatcttAAAAAAGAGATGTTCATCACAACAACTTcttccaacaacaaaaagttaaaaaaaaaaaacataaattacctTACCTTGAGCTGATCATTGTGATTCGAGGTATTGAACAGCGTAAATATAAAGAATGCCTACAAGTGAGAGTAAAAACAAACCATTATAACAAAACCAACTACGATTTGAGAAACAAATcacatccaaataaaaaaaaagattcatactTTTCTATGAACACTTTCTCTCCCATTGTCAGTAACTCGAATACATGAATCAATCACCGCACTTCTTCCAGCATCCTGTAAAAACCCAAAATCAGACTCTGCTAAGTTACAatccagaaacaaaaaaaaaaacaacatggagaaaaaaaaaatctgaaaaaaaaggagagaccTTGGATTTAGAATCAGAGACGGACTTGAAACTCTTGAGAAGATGATCTCGAAGAACAAAGTAACGTTTCCTAGAGAAATGCAATCCAAATCGATTGGATCGAATGATATACAACCAACCTTCCATCTTCGTCTCGTTCTCGTTTTCAGAACCAAAAGCCATCGGAACTCCAAAAGCGAAGTCCTGGATAAAGAACAAAGCTTTCGACTTTAAGACACCCTATCAAGTTTCTTGATTtccaaggaaaaaaataatccaatggaaccccaaaaacaaaaacccaccTTTGGAAAAGTCTTGAACCACTCGAAAAAAACTTGTTCGCAATAACAAAAACCCAACACACAATAAAGTGTCAGTCTTCCTTGTTTTCTCCGTTTTCACAATACAAATCGAACCATAAAAcgacaaacccagaaaaaaagaaaaaaaaagagaggatcAGACAAATCGAGAGAGTAAGACGAAGATGACGAGAGGGTGATTTGAATGTAAAgatcggatttttttttttttttttaattgggtaAACTAAGATTTGAATTGATCTCTCGTCATTTTCGCTTTTTCCAGATTTTTCTgggttagagagagagagagagaagaaaaaaactgaaattgtttgtttgtttgtttatttatttatttgggaGTATTTTGCAAAAGTGACCATAAAAGATTGGGGGAGAACGAATGAATGATTACGAATGTTGTGAAGTGACGTTATTACCCTTGCTATGTTTCTTGATGTGTTCAGAGTTTTAACcacaaaaaatgttttgatttgTCCACCAGTTTCACTCGTTTTCCATAACCtttagtttttacctttttgataCACTCATCTTATGATGAATGAGTCCACTCTTGTAATTGGTTTCACTTTTGCTTTACAGTTTAAAGTTTAACACCCACTAGAGAAACagtttaaagaattttttttttcattatcaagaagtaaaaaagagtttactttttggagaaaaataaagatggatttttttttaagtcatatgatattattaataaaatttagcaAAATACATACATTGTGAATTACAAATTAAACCGGTCCATCACtcgaaaccaaaaccaaaatctcccACATGGTTAACGAAGATTCGATTCTATTGTAGAAATAAATAGAGTTGatgttaattatttgttaaCACTATTAGAGTTTATATGCAAGTTATAGACTAGCGGACGTATGCCAGTTAATATTCACTTTGATATGTTATTTCTCAAGGTTCAAACTCACTTCTATATCTGATCAGGATTGTTTATAAgcaaatagttatatatatataaagatcaCATTGGGTAAATGTTATTTCTGACTTTTACTAAGTTttgtacatatttttaataagaaccGAAGATATTAAGTGACAAATTTAGATTATGTGCCACTGGcacagagaaaaacaaaagtcatgTAGAATGCCTAACTAGAACTATGGCCTATGGGTGGTTTGTACATCAAATACACAACAGCCCTTGTTATAATCGCATTAAAAATATCAGTTATTGTGAATAAAATCGAAGTAAACAAATCACTGTAAGAAGTAAGTAGAAAACACATGAGAGCTTAATCACATGCACATACAAAAATCTACTTACACATATTGTTTAACTTACATTTTTGTAAGTTCCTACATAACCTATTTTTACTATGAGTGGAGAATATAAAAAGCAATGGCTAAATAAAGTGAAACGAGCCGACAAGGtagtatatataatacaaattaaaGAGAAACTAGTAATCTTAGAAAATAAGCATTAGAGTTGATTAAGAAATTTGTAGAAACGTATCAAAATATCGTTGGCCATAAGACAAAATCTGTAGAAATTTGTAGGAACAAGTCATcatcatataaatttatttaaaacactactatataataaatgaatttttagtTGGATTGTTGGTTGTTGCAAATTAAACAAGTTGGCCTATTGATGAAGATTGATGACCAATATTTctgagttattattattattattattattattattattattattattattattattattattattattattattattatttttattattcgtAGCTTCAAAGTCTCATGATCACCACtagttttaataaaataacaaaaattattcgCTTTTAAAGGAAAGTTTCATGCCAATTCTTTTCCTGggtccataatatatatatatatatatatatatatattttttttaaaaaaaatgttgtaaataCAGTATGCTATTCAtggaaagatagaaagaaaaacaaagacgaCGCATGTGTACTAGGGATGGGCATTGCTTATAGTAAACGTTAGACTTGATGCACATGTACATACATACATAGATTGTACATgtacacacacaaatatatataataacacaaaattctttaattttcgTATGTGGACAATATTAAAGAGCATAAAATACttcatttctttataaattgtAGCCATAGAAAcgcaatttttgttttttgtgtaaAATCCTAAAATTATATTGTATGCATGAAATCGcccaatatcttttttttttgtaaactcaaaaaCTACCTAATCACAGATTCACAAGTTCATCACCCAAGTGTCTAAAACtattttgatatgaattatAAGCACGCagctatagttttttttttcttctttttttttttttactagagaacaaatttgattatttgaacACGAGAGATCAGAGAAGATACTAAGATAATTAAAAGATCACGAGAGAAGATATTATTATCCTTGTAATATCACAAAAAGGAGGAAAATGCTTACTCAATTACAAAACATTATCAATGaatggaccaaaaaaaaaaaaaaaaagaacaggatTATGGAGACCAAACATAAAGATAGAGTAATTGTACTCATACTGGAGAATGCTTTTCTAATTTCTTGGCTTCATGATGGTTCTCTTTATCTTGTCCCAAAAGAGGTGTCGTGTCCCTATCTTTCccctgtcaaaaaaaaaagaaaaggaataaaacaaaagtacTTAGAAACTTTCAAAGGAGTTATTATTTCTAGCtatcttttctatttatttggTTACGTACAAGAAAAGTCGACTCGGAGGAGACTTGTTTGGATTTAGAAGCAACGGAGCAGAAATAGGAGTATAGAAGCATGCCGAGGACAGCGATGAGGATTCCTGCGATGTTACGAGGAGTGAAAGGATCATGGAGGAGAGTGTAACCAAATGCGAGCACCAAACACGTTTTGAGATGTCCTAAGACTTGGTATGTCACCGGAGATGTCTTTCCGATCACTAGAAATGTGCTGAAGTTAACCGAAACCGCTATCAAACACGACAAAGTTATGAACCCCTGCATGTATAGAGCAACAAGATTCATCATCGtcaaatttcacaaaattcTTCTATGTATAGActtgtttgttaaaaatacgACTACAAACATGTTTCAAAATGAGATAGGCTTAAATGGGCCGGACTAAAGGTGGGCTGAGTTTAATCGGGTCGGACCAATATACCAAAACAACTCTAATTCTTAAATGAAATCATACGAAATAAATTGATGTAATTTGTACCACAACAATGGGAGAGTAATGGAAGGAGAAGACATTGAGGCTAGTGAGGTATTTGTCGACAAAAGGACCGGAGACGAAGAGTATAGCAGCTTGGAACGGGGCTGATTGGTATAGGAGTTGTGTCGATGTCACGTTGAGTCTCTTCTGAATTGTATTTGTTAGCTATACACCAcaacatgatatatattagtCATATTAGCTATACTATATACTATGGATTAATCTTTTGTACATTGATTAATGAAACACAAAGCATACAATTTGGCCGACGCAAGTTGTGGCGATGGCAAGGAGAGAGAGAACAGAGCCAACAAAATTGAGCTGAAGATCTGTGATTGATGCTATCCCAACACCAACCAGCAGCAGAAATAATGAGAATTTTATCTTCTGGCTGCAAAACCAAATGTCACTAGTTTtagaaataaatctatatagttaagagtaaaaaaattaataacctTACATATTTTGACATCATTCATCCGGTTAAAATAtgagttttatataataagataagcAAGGTTCACCTGAACTTCTTGTTGAGGAAGAGAGTTTCTAATAGAACAGTGAATGGTATGATTGCAAGTTTGGTCATCTGCCATTTATTTATGGAGAAACATCAAATTGGTTAAACAAGTAGATGTTAGATGATGAAGATCAAAACTAGGTCGAACATATATACTTGGTAGAAGCCGACAGAGTTGAAGCCGAGGCTGAGATTGAGGAGACCGATGGAGATGCCGTTGAGGAGGCCAAAGAGAACAACAGTTCTCATGTCTATAGGTTTATTCTCAAAGAAGTTTAGTTTATATGCCACATGAAGTGTGCAATATGTTACCATCAAATGCCAACTCGTCAATGTTGTTGCTGTAACAAAATCATGGccaaaaaaaagatgatcaTAATCGGTTTTTGATAAAGATCTTAGAACATATATTGTCATAAAgtaaaaaagaggaaaaatatgAATTACCAAAAGGGAAACCAAGATTGGTCATCAAAGCTTTGTTGCAAATGACAATGGAGACAGAAGATGCAACTGATAGAAACAATGCTCCAATCACACCCATTTGCATACTCTTCATCTCTCCCATTCTCCTCCCCCCTCTCAACCTTCAAACCTACTaaacgaagagagagagaaagataaatatatattgatgaaagagagagggagagagaagaattgTGAATGTGAGGAGTGAAATGCAAAGGAGATATATGAGGATTTTATTCTTTGTTACTATAAAAATGGTAGGTGCCTAACACCAAACTTCTGTTCTtcttaatttcatgttttcttaattatgtcatttatatataatttacacaCAAGATACACGAGAAATAACTTTTATGATGTTgcttaatatatgtttttccttATTAGAGGCTTCTACTAATGATATGATAGCAAACCTCTTAACCataaagaagaaattgaaattAAACAGCCAATAGagtataaagaaaaataaataaataaataaagggagACATCATAGTTTTCTATGGACAAATCATAGACTTGAactaaaagca is a genomic window containing:
- the LOC104750067 gene encoding protein ENHANCED DISEASE RESISTANCE 2-like is translated as MAFGSENENETKMEGWLYIIRSNRFGLHFSRKRYFVLRDHLLKSFKSVSDSKSKDAGRSAVIDSCIRVTDNGRESVHRKAFFIFTLFNTSNHNDQLKLGASSPEDAARWINLIKEAALKGSPDPGDVFNCSRGRWDSLRLSSSVRDRHSNSIDWTLRPSARVDPVTTDVVAPSPWTIFGCQNGLRLFKEAKERDSLGRWDDHPAIMAVGVVDGTSETIFQTLLSLGPSRSEWDFCFYQGSVVEHLDGHTDIIHKQFYSDWLPWGMKRRDFSLRRYWRREDDGTYVILYHSVFHKKCPPQKGYVRACLKSGGYVISPIDNGTQSVVKHMLAVDWKSWRSYMKPSLARSITVKMLGRLSALRELFRAKHGSFPPNLSSGELSRSARLTQNEDGVFGDSSLRESEMFKDTANEERDKFPSERSSLVDLDEFFDVPEPSDSDYLEDSWTSDFDLETCCQDSRQPKLNSATNLVKKLHDLAVQKRGYVDLHERAREESSTSCCYGTTLPTDPTCALPCSWTTTDPSTFLIRGKTYLDDQKKFKAKGTLMEMVAADWLKSDKREDDVGSRPGGIVQKYAAKGGPEFFFIVNIQVPGSTTYSLVLYYMMSTPIEEHPLLLSFVNGDDAYRNSRFKLIPYISKGSWIVKQSVGKKACLIGQALEINYFRGKNYIELGVDIGSSTVARGVVSLVLGYLNKLVIEMAFLIQANTEEELPEYLLGTCRFNHLDASKAISIIP
- the LOC104750068 gene encoding uncharacterized membrane protein At1g06890-like produces the protein MGEMKSMQMGVIGALFLSVASSVSIVICNKALMTNLGFPFATTLTSWHLMVTYCTLHVAYKLNFFENKPIDMRTVVLFGLLNGISIGLLNLSLGFNSVGFYQMTKLAIIPFTVLLETLFLNKKFSQKIKFSLFLLLVGVGIASITDLQLNFVGSVLSLLAIATTCVGQILTNTIQKRLNVTSTQLLYQSAPFQAAILFVSGPFVDKYLTSLNVFSFHYSPIVVGFITLSCLIAVSVNFSTFLVIGKTSPVTYQVLGHLKTCLVLAFGYTLLHDPFTPRNIAGILIAVLGMLLYSYFCSVASKSKQVSSESTFLGKDRDTTPLLGQDKENHHEAKKLEKHSPV